A genomic segment from Saccharomyces eubayanus strain FM1318 chromosome IX, whole genome shotgun sequence encodes:
- the SQT1 gene encoding Sqt1p: MEPQEEFITTEEVEQEIVPSVEAEQDAPMDIEEESDDDAMGNEDEEDNLEVDMSNNSHTYFDKHTDSVFSIGHHPSLPLVCTGGGDNLAHLWTSHSQPPKFAGTLTGYGESVISCSFTCEGSFLVTADMSGKVLVHMSQKGGAQWKLASQMQEVEEIVWLKAHPTIARTFAFGATDGSVWCYQINEQDGSLEQLMSGFVHQEDCSMGEFINIDKGENTLELVTCSLDSTIVAWNCFTGQQLFKITQAEIKGLNAPWISLSLAPTTLTKGNSGVVACGSNNGLLAVINCNSNGAVLQLSTVIELKPEQDELDASIESITWSSKFSLMAIGLVCGEILLYDTSSWRVRHKFILDDSVTKLMFDNDDLFVSSINGKVYQFNARTGQEKFACVGHGMGVLDFIVLHPAADAGAEGKRKIITAGDXGVSLVFEVPN; this comes from the coding sequence ATGGAGCCCCAAGAAGAGTTTATTACCACCGAAGAAGTTGAGCAAGAGATTGTGCCCTCTGTGGAGGCGGAACAGGACGCTCCTATGGACATTGAAGAGGAGAGTGACGATGATGCGATGGGTAACGAAGATGAGGAGGACAATTTGGAGGTCGATATGTCCAACAACTCGCACACATACTTCGACAAGCACACGGACTCTGTGTTTTCTATTGGCCACCATCCCAGCCTGCCGCTAGTCTGCACCGGTGGGGGTGACAATCTGGCACATCTTTGGACATCGCACTCACAACCACCAAAATTTGCCGGTACGTTGACCGGTTACGGTGAATCGGTGATCTCGTGTTCGTTCACTTGTGAGGGGAGTTTCTTAGTCACTGCTGATATGTCCGGGAAAGTTCTCGTGCACATGAGCCAAAAAGGCGGCGCACAATGGAAACTAGCGTCACAAATGCAGGAAGTCGAAGAGATTGTTTGGTTGAAAGCCCACCCTACCATAGCAAGAACGTTTGCATTCGGTGCTACAGATGGGTCCGTTTGGTGCTACCAAATCAACGAACAAGACGGTTCTTTGGAACAGTTGATGTCTGGTTTCGTACACCAAGAAGATTGCTCCATGGGTGAGTTTATTAATATTGACAAGGGTGAAAACACCTTAGAGTTAGTAACTTGTTCCTTGGATAGCACCATTGTTGCATGGAACTGTTTCACTGGACAACAATTGTTCAAGATCACACAGGCGGAGATCAAAGGGCTGAATGCTCCATGGATTTCCTTATCATTGGCCCCCACCACATTAACCAAGGGTAACTCGGGCGTTGTAGCATGTGGGTCCAATAATGGTCTTTTGGCGGTGATCAACTGTAATAGTAACGGTGCCGTTTTACAATTGTCCACAGTGATTGAATTGAAGCCAGAACAGGACGAATTAGACGCCTCTATCGAATCCATTACATGGTCGTCAAAATTCTCGCTAATGGCCATTGGTCTTGTCTGCGGTGAAATTCTTCTATATGATACAAGCTCGTGGAGAGTAAGACACAAATTTATCCTGGATGACTCTGTTACAAAACTAATGTTTGACAACGATGATTTATTTGTGTCATCTATTAACGGTAAAGTCTACCAGTTCAACGCAAGGACCGGTCAAGAAAAATTCGCCTGTGTGGGACATGGTATGGGGGTTCTTGATTTTATAGTATTACATCCTGCTGCCGACGCCGGTGCTGAAGGAAAGAGGAAAATAATAACTGCAGGTGATRAGGGTGTATCGTTGGTGTTTGAAGTGCCAAACTGA
- the VLD1 gene encoding Vld1p — MLKERTAGIRARDRKTMLYLECDNARQRSVVANLQKFVYCCLYIRFIKDGSVLLILMGWVISSLCEFVQELTLRYLKKNYLQADRGDEQDDDESLAIRGLETPIVRVIINKAIRYYQGLILLETAYCIVYHIRLDVARDICSKPYGFVVMLLIREFTCPAPAGFPSKLLLLVLDFAVLFGQLLIMNGSLSSSFQNVKLIVKELDADKQGALNLLKFNTWHTDANGPELIVHRNRDEPLPQHLDTYTVDESTPLLNNTE; from the coding sequence ATGCTAAAGGAGCGCACAGCAGGCATCAGGGCAAGAGACCGGAAGACAATGCTGTATTTAGAGTGCGACAATGCGCGACAAAGGTCCGTCGTTGCCAACCTGCAGAAGTTCGTTTATTGCTGTCTGTACATACGGTTCATTAAAGACGGATCGGTGCTCCTGATCCTCATGGGATGGGTGATTTCGTCGCTGTGCGAGTTCGTCCAAGAATTGACGCTGAGATacctgaagaagaactacCTGCAGGCGGACCGTGGCGACGAGCAGGATGACGACGAAAGCCTGGCCATCAGAGGGCTGGAGACGCCCATTGTAAGAGTCATCATAAACAAGGCCATACGGTACTACCAGGGACTGATACTCCTGGAGACGGCGTACTGCATAGTGTACCACATCAGGCTGGACGTGGCAAGGGACATATGTTCAAAGCCGTACGGGTTCGTCGTGATGCTGCTGATAAGAGAGTTTACGTGCCCGGCGCCGGCGGGATTCCCCAGCaagctgctgctgctggtgCTTGACTTCGCGGTGCTTTTCGGCCAGCTTCTGATCATGAACGGTTCGTTGAGTTCCAGTTTCCAAAACGTCAAGCTGATCGTCAAGGAGCTGGACGCGGACAAGCAAGGCGCCCTGAACCTCCTCAAGTTCAACACCTGGCACACGGACGCCAACGGGCCCGAGCTCATCGTCCACCGGAACCGCGATGAACCCTTGCCCCAACACCTAGATA
- the STS1 gene encoding Sts1p gives MRRTRKSYLKIPLAYISHLKGSKVSAKKAANTRQYSIMMGFAWGFKPAGKVPQDTAGSQSSGHMVVANSVGKQKRRYSNEEQQEEPSRNKSMTKFGGVSKRRPHPSSLIRGQPLPLQRGMELMSKEQLQQLLVDLMTKHPEIQQSVHTRITGLDFSIQKCLDVLKQKSEAVYQSIPYNRSYESNKLDDYAFVRMKPQILEFLNCLVDFILDNIPPRLENLHASLKFLDICTELVIKLPRFELASNNYYYDKCIEQLSHVWCTLIEHVARDRLILLADNSSVWKTHMTRLQIYNEQSNGLLERPLQLFKSLDMGASPASPSSSSSSSFQETIIYHHDTMTNENNNSGNTNDSPFN, from the coding sequence ATGCGGCGAACGAGAAAGTCCTACTTAAAAATACCTTTAGCATACATTTCTCACTTGAAAGGTTCGAAGGTATCAGCAAAGAAAGCAGCAAACACAAGACAGTATAGCATTATGATGGGATTTGCGTGGGGTTTTAAGCCCGCTGGTAAGGTGCCTCAAGACACAGCAGGCTCACAGAGCTCAGGCCACATGGTGGTGGCAAATTCTGTAGggaaacagaaaagacGGTATAGCAACGAGGagcaacaagaagaaccCTCTCGGAATAAGAGTATGACGAAATTCGGAGGCGTCTCCAAGAGGAGGCCCCATCCGAGCTCGCTAATAAGAGGTCAGCCTCTGCCCTTGCAACGAGGCATGGAATTAATGAGCAAAGAGCAATTACAGCAGTTGCTGGTGGACCTGATGACAAAGCATCCGGAAATTCAACAGAGTGTCCACACGAGGATTACTGGACTGGATTTTAGTATACAAAAGTGTCTTGACGTTTTGAAACAGAAATCCGAAGCCGTTTACCAAAGCATACCTTACAATAGGTCCTACGAGAGTAATAAGTTGGACGACTACGCATTTGTGAGAATGAAGCCTCAAATTTTGGAGTTTTTGAACTGTTTAGTGGATTTTATACTGGATAACATCCCACCACGGTTGGAAAACTTACACGCATCgttaaaatttttggacaTCTGCACAGAATTAGTCATTAAATTACCAAGGTTTGAATTGGCCAGTAACAACTACTACTACGATAAGTGCATCGAACAATTATCGCACGTATGGTGCACGCTCATTGAACATGTCGCCCGAGACAGGCTAATCCTCTTGGCAGATAACAGCTCTGTGTGGAAAACTCACATGACAAGGTTACAAATCTATAATGAACAATCGAACGGATTATTGGAACGCCCTCTTCAACTGTTCAAGTCATTAGACATGGGGGCTTCTCCTgcatcaccatcatcatcatcatcatcatcatttcAAGAGACGATCATTTACCACCACGATACCATGACcaacgaaaataataacagtGGTAACACTAATGATTCACCCTTCAACTAA
- the GAT4 gene encoding Gat4p yields the protein MSTRLPTVISNGTAFKKIPVQLLLNSGSTAPTAFPDSIPARPRTGITRTCGQCGEIKTSLQWREGPNGAACLCNACGLFFRKLTLRFGRAAAKTYMEQIKGTAAKRRIPKELTGTVRF from the coding sequence ATGTCCACTAGGCTTCCAACCGTGATTTCAAATGGAACAGCGTTTAAAAAAATCCCCGTGCAACTGTTGCTGAATAGCGGGTCTACAGCACCAACTGCTTTCCCTGACTCTATTCCAGCCCGCCCAAGAACCGGTATCACTAGGACTTGCGGGCAATGCGGGGAAATCAAAACTTCACTGCAGTGGAGGGAGGGCCCCAATGGCGCCGCCTGCTTGTGCAATGCATGCGGATTGTTCTTTAGAAAACTAACGTTGCGGTTCGGTAGAGCAGCGGCTAAAACATACATGGAGCAAATCAAGGGAACGGCCGCCAAGAGAAGAATCCCCAAGGAACTCACCGGAACGGTCAGATTTTAA